In Fusobacterium sp. DD2, a genomic segment contains:
- a CDS encoding flavocytochrome c has translation MKNNKILLSIMTLLLTCSAYAVEFKPGTYVGEAKGYRGDFKAEVTVSKDKIEKINVVENGDTPILSDAAVRKVSENIIKYQSLRVDGAAGATSSSRAVERAVKNALKNSGADMKALNKRPKIEKVAQLKKETVNEDVVVIGAGGAGLVAAIEAKLNGAQNVAVLEKMAFAGGNTLISGGEYAAPNNWIQEKEGIKDSPDTFYNDILKGGDNEGDPKLVRVLADNALDGAKWLRDYVNVSFEDRQLFFGGHSVKRSLVPKDATGVEMIKKLLAKADELGIKVYYETPAKELIMDKDRVVGVKATSETTEYTFNAKNGVIIASGGFGSNVQMRMKYNKDIDESILSTNTVGITGDGIEMAQKIGAKTEDMQYIQTYPTCDPISGALLYFGDVRLAGGSILINQEGKRFVEELQRRDVISMAIKKQTGSVAYQFCDQAQVDNSGVAKNHKGEVEYLFNNKLLVKANSIKEAADFFGIDAKELEKTVEKYNQYARDGKDLEFNKRGKLTPFTKEGPFYIMKAVPAVHHTMGGLKIDEDARVIGAKGQPIKGLFAAGEVTGDIHGTNRLGSDAIADITVFGKIAGKNVMLEK, from the coding sequence AAAAATTAATGTAGTTGAAAATGGAGATACTCCAATTTTATCAGATGCAGCTGTAAGAAAAGTATCTGAAAATATAATTAAGTATCAAAGTTTAAGGGTTGACGGTGCAGCAGGAGCTACTTCTTCTTCAAGAGCAGTAGAAAGAGCTGTAAAAAATGCGCTTAAAAATTCTGGTGCAGATATGAAAGCATTAAATAAAAGACCAAAAATAGAAAAAGTTGCACAATTAAAGAAAGAAACTGTAAATGAAGATGTTGTAGTTATAGGTGCTGGAGGAGCAGGACTTGTAGCAGCAATAGAGGCAAAATTAAATGGGGCACAAAATGTAGCTGTATTAGAAAAAATGGCATTTGCTGGAGGAAATACACTAATTTCTGGAGGAGAATATGCAGCTCCTAATAACTGGATTCAAGAAAAAGAAGGAATTAAAGACAGTCCAGATACATTCTACAATGACATCTTAAAAGGTGGAGACAATGAAGGAGATCCAAAATTAGTTAGAGTATTAGCTGATAATGCACTAGATGGAGCAAAATGGTTAAGAGACTATGTAAATGTTTCTTTTGAAGATAGACAATTATTCTTTGGTGGACACTCAGTAAAAAGAAGTCTTGTACCAAAAGATGCTACTGGTGTTGAAATGATTAAAAAATTACTTGCTAAAGCTGATGAGTTAGGAATTAAAGTATATTATGAAACTCCAGCAAAAGAACTTATTATGGATAAAGATAGAGTTGTAGGAGTTAAAGCAACAAGTGAAACAACTGAATATACATTTAATGCTAAAAATGGTGTAATTATTGCAAGTGGTGGATTTGGTTCAAACGTTCAAATGAGAATGAAATATAATAAGGATATAGATGAAAGCATACTATCTACTAACACAGTTGGAATAACTGGTGACGGTATTGAAATGGCTCAAAAAATAGGAGCTAAAACTGAAGATATGCAATATATTCAAACTTACCCAACTTGTGACCCTATAAGTGGTGCACTATTATACTTTGGTGACGTTAGACTTGCTGGTGGAAGTATCTTAATTAACCAGGAAGGAAAACGTTTTGTTGAAGAGTTACAAAGAAGAGACGTTATCTCTATGGCTATAAAGAAACAAACTGGAAGCGTAGCTTACCAATTCTGTGACCAAGCTCAAGTTGATAACTCAGGAGTAGCTAAAAATCATAAAGGTGAAGTTGAATACCTATTCAATAACAAACTGCTTGTAAAAGCAAACAGTATTAAAGAAGCTGCTGATTTCTTTGGAATAGATGCAAAAGAATTAGAAAAAACAGTTGAAAAATACAATCAATATGCTAGAGATGGAAAAGACCTTGAGTTTAACAAGAGAGGAAAATTAACTCCATTTACAAAAGAAGGACCTTTCTATATTATGAAAGCAGTTCCAGCTGTTCACCACACTATGGGTGGATTAAAAATTGATGAAGATGCAAGAGTAATAGGAGCAAAAGGACAACCTATAAAAGGATTATTTGCAGCAGGAGAAGTTACTGGAGATATCCACGGAACTAACCGTTTAGGTAGTGACGCTATTGCAGATATTACAGTATTCGGTAAAATTGCTGGTAAAAATGTAATGTTAGAAAAATAA